A window of the Chryseobacterium arthrosphaerae genome harbors these coding sequences:
- a CDS encoding HAD-IA family hydrolase, producing the protein MKNIELLVLDMAGTTIDEDNVVYKTLTDAVNDYGYEVSLDKVLSTCAGMEKLEAITSLLKEINGNEEDAPAIFENFSDQLKESYQNLEVRPINGTEDFLLKMKAQHKKIVLNTGYTSEIAHQLLSKLNWKETIHFDALITADDVSESRPSPEMIHLAMKKFNITEAGKVLKAGDSVIDIEEGKNAGCGLTIAVLSGAQGREELARAEPDYILNTISEAEGIL; encoded by the coding sequence ATGAAAAATATAGAATTACTGGTTCTGGATATGGCCGGAACAACAATTGACGAGGATAATGTAGTGTATAAAACCCTTACGGATGCTGTGAATGATTATGGCTATGAGGTAAGCCTTGATAAAGTATTATCTACCTGCGCCGGAATGGAAAAACTGGAAGCCATCACCAGCCTGCTGAAAGAAATTAACGGTAATGAGGAAGATGCTCCGGCTATTTTTGAAAATTTTTCTGACCAGCTAAAAGAATCATACCAGAACCTTGAAGTAAGACCCATCAACGGAACGGAAGATTTTCTTCTGAAAATGAAAGCCCAACATAAAAAAATAGTTTTAAATACAGGGTACACTTCCGAAATCGCTCATCAGCTTTTAAGTAAACTGAACTGGAAAGAAACGATTCATTTTGATGCCCTGATTACAGCAGATGATGTTTCAGAAAGCCGCCCAAGCCCGGAAATGATCCATCTTGCAATGAAGAAATTCAATATCACTGAAGCGGGTAAGGTTCTAAAAGCCGGAGATTCCGTGATTGATATTGAAGAAGGAAAAAATGCCGGCTGCGGATTGACAATCGCCGTACTTTCCGGTGCTCAGGGCAGGGAAGAGCTTGCGCGGGCAGAACCTGATTATATTTTGAATACGATTTCTGAGGCTGAAGGTATTCTTTAA